One region of Deferrivibrio essentukiensis genomic DNA includes:
- a CDS encoding energy-coupling factor transporter transmembrane component T family protein yields MTTIESKLHNLIKFDNLSGANYFLNKINPLAKLIVFAIFIISLISINKYDFIKTILFTSFVIALINTSPLKFSTVIKFCLVLSPIIFFFIIFNPIFDTNKTLFLGHKINAGYISATTTFIKFFNTTSVSLLIVSSTKFFELANALYKLKIPRFITLQLILMYRFIFLFISDVINTIESIKSRSFTIQAVRWSDLKRIFATFFVRAVYRSEDVYTSMLSKGFEPEKINSENPFTPKDFLFITISLGYIILLRLI; encoded by the coding sequence TTGACAACCATAGAAAGCAAACTACATAACCTTATTAAGTTTGACAACCTCTCCGGTGCCAATTATTTTTTAAACAAAATCAATCCGCTTGCGAAACTGATTGTATTTGCAATTTTCATAATTTCCTTGATAAGTATAAATAAATACGACTTTATAAAAACAATACTTTTTACTTCTTTTGTAATAGCCCTCATAAATACTTCGCCATTAAAATTTTCAACCGTAATCAAATTTTGCCTGGTATTGAGCCCGATAATCTTTTTTTTCATAATATTTAACCCTATTTTTGATACAAATAAAACTTTATTTTTAGGACACAAAATTAATGCTGGCTATATTTCGGCAACAACTACCTTCATAAAATTTTTTAACACAACTTCCGTTTCACTTTTAATTGTCAGTAGCACCAAGTTTTTTGAACTTGCAAATGCCCTTTACAAGCTAAAAATACCAAGATTTATCACTCTTCAACTTATTCTTATGTACAGATTTATTTTTCTTTTTATAAGTGACGTAATAAATACGATAGAGTCTATAAAAAGCAGGTCATTCACTATACAGGCAGTCAGGTGGAGTGACCTAAAAAGGATATTTGCCACATTTTTTGTAAGAGCGGTTTATCGAAGTGAGGATGTTTATACATCTATGCTCTCCAAAGGATTTGAACCGGAAAAAATTAACAGTGAAAATCCATTTACGCCAAAGGATTTTCTTTTTATCACAATTTCATTAGGATATATTATATTGCTGAGGTTAATTTAG
- a CDS encoding ferritin: MITKKVADALRNQLKNELESSYLYLSMSAWAAGKGLKGFSNWFYVQAKEEMYHFFKFYHYLLDQGEKVELPAVAKPKSEFSSPLEAMRETLQHEQFITKSINELVDVALSEKDHATNAFLQWFISEQVEEEASVGEILDQLELIGENGNGIFMIDKELGQRTFVTPTDLAL; encoded by the coding sequence ATGATTACAAAAAAAGTTGCAGATGCACTTAGAAATCAGCTAAAAAACGAATTGGAATCTTCATACCTTTACCTTTCAATGTCAGCTTGGGCCGCAGGGAAGGGCTTGAAAGGGTTTTCAAATTGGTTTTATGTACAGGCAAAGGAAGAGATGTACCACTTCTTCAAATTTTACCATTATCTGCTTGATCAAGGGGAAAAGGTGGAGTTACCGGCAGTAGCAAAGCCAAAAAGCGAATTTTCTTCACCACTTGAAGCAATGAGGGAAACTTTGCAGCATGAACAGTTTATTACTAAATCCATAAACGAACTAGTCGATGTAGCATTAAGCGAAAAAGATCATGCCACAAATGCATTTTTACAGTGGTTTATATCTGAGCAGGTTGAAGAAGAAGCTTCGGTAGGTGAAATATTAGACCAGCTTGAGCTAATCGGTGAAAACGGCAACGGAATCTTTATGATTGATAAAGAGCTTGGTCAAAGGACTTTTGTAACACCAACAGATTTAGCATTATAG
- a CDS encoding radical SAM protein: MSFVFGPVPSRRLGVSLGIDIVPRKYCTLDCIYCEVCKTDNLTIEQEDYYDINEIINEVKEKYLPLKDSLDVVTITGSGEPTLNKSIDVIVKKLKTFVTHPIALLTNSTLFYDEEVRQKVKIFDIIVPSLDAANEKIFKKINKPSKEINFSRMIEGLITFSNEYRGKLILEILLLEGVNEHQEHLDQLVEIIKNMKYDIVQLNTAFRPTAYKNVKRLDDIQLLDIALFFNEKGVKVEPVKNFISKNIPKNIMNDIFNKMLNMRPLSENDIVELFGEAFLKNLSQNTSLEIFKYNGETFFKKI; this comes from the coding sequence ATGAGTTTTGTTTTTGGCCCTGTACCATCAAGAAGATTGGGGGTATCACTTGGCATTGACATTGTCCCCAGAAAATACTGCACACTTGACTGCATCTATTGCGAGGTCTGCAAAACAGATAATCTTACCATAGAGCAGGAAGATTATTACGATATCAATGAAATTATAAACGAGGTTAAAGAAAAATATTTGCCGTTAAAGGATAGTCTTGATGTAGTAACAATCACAGGCTCCGGAGAGCCGACACTCAACAAATCAATTGATGTAATTGTCAAAAAACTCAAAACATTTGTCACACATCCTATTGCCCTTTTAACCAACTCAACCCTTTTTTATGATGAGGAAGTTAGGCAAAAGGTAAAAATTTTTGACATTATTGTCCCAAGCCTTGATGCCGCCAACGAGAAAATTTTTAAAAAGATAAACAAACCGTCAAAAGAAATCAATTTCAGCAGGATGATTGAAGGCTTAATTACCTTCTCAAATGAGTATCGAGGGAAGCTTATTCTGGAAATACTGCTGCTTGAAGGGGTCAATGAGCATCAAGAACATTTAGATCAATTAGTCGAAATTATAAAAAATATGAAATATGATATTGTGCAGCTAAATACAGCTTTTAGGCCTACTGCATATAAAAATGTCAAAAGATTAGATGATATCCAGCTTTTGGATATAGCGCTTTTTTTCAACGAAAAAGGGGTAAAGGTAGAGCCCGTCAAAAATTTTATTTCCAAAAATATTCCGAAAAATATCATGAATGATATATTTAATAAAATGTTAAATATGAGGCCATTAAGCGAAAATGACATAGTAGAACTCTTCGGCGAAGCTTTTCTAAAAAATTTGAGTCAAAATACTTCTCTTGAAATTTTTAAATATAACGGCGAAACTTTTTTTAAAAAAATTTGA
- a CDS encoding energy-coupling factor ABC transporter ATP-binding protein → MSHHFIKIQDLNFEYSDGTKALEHINLYVTHGESIAILGSNGAGKSTLLKHLNGTLLPTNGEVNIGGITATKKTLQKIRSAVGIVFQNTDNQLFMPTVFENVAFGPRNFGLEGEHLKETVEKALTDVGAIHLSNKHPFRLSGGEKRKVCIASVLACNPEILVLDEPTAEVDPKGLKDIVTLLNSFSHTKVISTHNLKFATAVCKRGVVLKRGKVIFDGEMSELMKNVELLKEAEILEEY, encoded by the coding sequence ATGAGCCACCATTTTATCAAAATACAGGATTTAAATTTTGAGTATTCTGACGGAACAAAGGCGCTTGAGCATATCAATCTTTATGTTACTCACGGAGAGTCGATTGCAATCTTGGGCTCAAACGGTGCAGGAAAATCAACACTTCTCAAGCATTTAAACGGAACCCTATTGCCGACAAACGGAGAGGTTAATATCGGAGGGATAACTGCCACAAAAAAAACATTACAGAAAATACGCTCCGCGGTAGGGATAGTTTTCCAAAATACTGACAATCAGCTTTTTATGCCAACTGTATTTGAAAATGTTGCATTCGGCCCGAGAAATTTTGGACTGGAGGGGGAGCATCTCAAAGAGACAGTGGAAAAGGCGCTGACGGACGTGGGTGCCATTCATCTTTCAAACAAACACCCTTTCAGGCTTTCCGGAGGGGAAAAAAGAAAGGTATGTATAGCTTCTGTTTTGGCGTGCAATCCCGAAATATTGGTGCTTGATGAACCTACAGCCGAAGTTGACCCTAAAGGTTTAAAAGATATCGTGACCCTTTTGAATAGCTTTAGCCACACAAAAGTTATCTCTACACATAATTTAAAGTTTGCTACTGCAGTTTGTAAAAGAGGGGTTGTTTTAAAACGAGGAAAAGTTATATTTGACGGTGAGATGAGTGAATTGATGAAAAATGTCGAGCTTTTAAAAGAAGCAGAAATCTTGGAAGAGTACTGA